DNA from Cherax quadricarinatus isolate ZL_2023a chromosome 7, ASM3850222v1, whole genome shotgun sequence:
atatataattactccTGTCTGGTGATAGTAAAATCCATTCCAGTCTTGTATATGAAGTGTGGATGACATGCATGATGACGCTGACGGGAGTCATGTCATGTCTCAGACTTCATGTCATCTATCATGGAGCCTTTCTGTAGGTCTTCCTCCTATCATAGGATAAAGGTCACTTCCTAACATATGGTGGTTGGATTTCCACTCGAAAACAGTGGCACCATAGAGTAGCGTTGTAGAGTGTAGCGTAGCGACCACGGGAAGGTTAGTTAGTttgatatgtttattatgcaccccgtacccatcctgtgggcggtggtcaaaagattacagaggtacataatgggtccagggactgggcctcaaagttttgatggctgagcaagttacagaggtaatgaattcacaatttacaaaggtaatgaactcacaatttacaaaggtaatgaactccaggtaggtctagtcacaatcatgacaagttacaaaggtatttacagattacagaggtacacaatgggtccagggaccgggctccaaagttttgatggctgaactaggtacaaggtaatgaactcacaagttacaaaggtaatgaactcacaagttacaaaggtaatgaatactgtaagaatggttacttgcgtttatacatggctgcaatcatgaacaaattttagagtaatgagcaattcacacttccacacccggtcacaactgtagtgagttattggtgcaaatgttgattgttgagtcacacacacacacacacacacacacacacacacacacacacaaacacacacaaacacacatatataaacacacacacacacacacatacacaaactcacacacacacacacactcatacacacacacacacacacacacacacacacacatacacatacacgcacacacaaacacacatacaaacacacacacaggagcttggactcgacccctgcaatctcaactaggtgagtgcacacacacacacacacacacacacacacacacacacacacacacatacacacacacacacacacactcgcacacacaaacacacacaaacacacacacacacacacaaacaaacacacacacacacacacacacacacacacacacacacacacacacacacacacacacacacacacacacacatatggtaatgctttatttacagctagcaaagtcagggtatttctccagaatggtctgtaatataccactgtggataaaatacttagccatttcttgaacacttctgagtgagttgtttctaaattcattaattttatcgcactccagtacataatgacgcagggtgtgacaataatccatctggcaaagtttacatttcgtttggtctacatctggtggtggtgatttaacctgccaaagatacttgtaacccagccggagccgggcggtagtgacatccaagagtctgcttattttgttggatggtGTGACACCAGCCAACACTCAGCCTCAGTGGAAATGTTACATTGACCCTgtcgtgggttatcctgggtcatcctgCGTTATGTCTACTTTATATTGGTGGGTTAgtttaatgaggtttaaagcctatccactgctcgagggtcattaaggacACCAGTGGCTAtcttgggttattaaccctcaggGTTAATGATCTGATCAAaatttcttattcttattcttctattgacagcgcactcagctcacacactaaggtccgtGGTTAGATCCCCGGTATGACTGAGaaaattaggacgtgtttccttaagacacctactgttcATGTTCTCCTATCTGTaaaaatatgtacctgggtgttagtagactggtgtgggtcgcatcctggggacaaaattgactaaATTTGtctaaaatgctctgcataacaagcggctttttataaagtagtatgtcagtgatgtcagctatggcctgtacaccctgtacatgtactggtagaaataaagatattattattattattctccctGAACGCCTCTCCCTCACAAGATAACACAAACATCCGTCCAGTGTTATTCTCTCAGTCAGATAACGTAACTTATCTAGGTTACACAAATGTTTTTACACAGTATGGACTACTTACAGGAATGGTAATTTGTTTGACAGAaatgggttcttgatccaaagaactggaccTATCTTTCCCTCCCTTGGATAGAgcctgattgtctcccattttCCCCAGGCTCGTTATACCCCCTATGAATTTAGCGCTTTCCTATAATTAAAGCCACAGTTATAGCCATGTCATCTACGTATTTAACTATGCTGTAACGTAGTTCAGAATATAATCACTGTAGTGATAACCACTTCTCTTAGATCTTATCACGTGACGGTATCGTCAGATGAAGATATTTTTCACTGAGTCAATAAAGAGAAGACTGGACGGGATTCGTACTGCGGTCCTGTCAATAGCAGGACCACGATTTGAACCCCGGCACATACTTCTGTTCATTATCTGACAGCCGTTCATTAAGATTTATCTGAGTTTATTAAATAgacgtgtttaaaaaaaaatttggttTAATCGATACATCGTAGCCATCCATTAACCACTGTTCTATCGCTCAGAATATCACAAGAATATTCGTTGGTGAATATTCCTTTGCAAACCTGTCTCATCTTCCATTCTTCACTGATGGAGGAGTTAGTGCAGTGGAGAAATGTTGGAGTGAGTtgtaggtgtgtgggagtgttggggtATACGGATGAGGTaatatgtatgtgtatgcatggataactaaagtgtaatgaacacttgacaatgctcagtaataacccaaccTAATACAACCTAATACAGAACGTCTCACATCAAAGATCGGTATGTGGCATTCAGTAGGCACATCCCTATTTTTTAAGCTAAACTATGCTTCAGGTATTACTACCGTTGAGGAGTGCATAAACAATCCCCATATTGAGTACACTCATGCGAATTTTTTTCCTATGAAGTGGCTGTTCTTTTAGCATTAAGACAATTGTTTCATTACTGTATATTTTGTTGATTAACTAGCAAATTTCATACAATTTCTAAGAAAAgtggatttattattattattcttatcacGGAGAAGTCCGCAGGAGTTATATAGCGCCTAaatcaaggaagggaaggagggtggagttcTTAGGACCAACAACCCTCCACTAATTTACATAATGCTACATCGTGGTTTTCCAGCTCTCCGACGAGAGTGTCTTGACCTGTGGCGAGTTATCCGTGTTGGGGCGTCATGCCCTCTGGACCGCTGATAACGTCTAAAGTTGTCGTCGCTACGTCTCTGTCGTCCCACCTCAGCGTCTTGGTGTGAGTGAGGGATTATtgatgctgtagccttgtgtGTGGCGTCTCTTTTTGATGTAGTTGTGGGCATTTTGTggaagttgtggttgttgttgttgatgctgccagCATGGGCGAGGGGGTCGTTGATGGGGTCTTCTGGCTCGTATAGGTTCACTGTATCGCTCACACTGGTCTGTGGCCGAGGATATGCAATGTTGGGAGAGTTCTTGACACAAGAATCTGAGCAGGCCTTGGTCGAGGCTTGACTCGGGCATTGAGATTCTTTGTCAAGATCTTTCACCGAGGATCCTCCTTTAGAATCACGTAGTGAGACAGATCGTGTCACCTGTCCTTTAGACTGTGCTGAAGTCTTCCTATGTCGGGCCTGCAGAGAGTGAAATGTTCTCTGCAGCTGTGTGTCTTTCGTGTCGTCCTTGTTGCTGTCTGTTTCTTGGCTCTCTGTCTCGTCGCCtgtgtgaagtgtgagagtgagggtgtcaTGAGCCTCGAGTGTAATAAAACGATACCCCTGTGGGCCCTTGTGGCTGCCACACACATGGAAACTCTCCCTCAACGTCGGGATTTCCTTTCCTCCAGACATCTGTTCGTGTTTttccttcacctccttcaccacatTCTCCAGTCCACTGATTACCTCCTCCTCGGCTTCCCGTACTCCCTGCAGCGCCTCCCCGCGGTTCACCTAAACACACAAATGTTCAACATTACACACAGTGCATCATATGATCGTTAATGTTTACCTGTCAATAGTTACCGTAACTGCTGCTCAAGTTTACAAAATTATTGCATTACAGTCTGTGTGTCTAGTAAAACTATTCCAAACACactaaccccacctcccccccacacacacacacaccacgaacAAACCCACAAGGAAGACAGCCTCACCAAGTAAAACAAGAAACTATGGCTATAAATTAAAACATAAGAGTTACTGAGAAAACACTATAATTTTCCTATTACACAGTAGTAGATCAGTGGAGTGATATACATAAGGAGGTACTGTAATTACAGGAAACGACTGAAATGTTTATGATAAACTGAATATTGAAGACGGAAAATCAAGAGCATACACATGTAGCTCGGCTCCTGAAGCTATAAAAAGGTAAATACTAATAGGTAAGCAAATATGTAAACACAAATAGGTAAATGCACATCAAATCTATTAGAGAAACGTGgaattatggaaggcaaatcttatCTTATGAATCAAATAGCAGTTGATGACTGAGAGGTTAGGAAGAGACGGATAAAGGGTAAAATCCTAGTGCCATAAATGTCATACAAACGAGGCTATGATGCGAGAAGATAATCAAAGATTTTTAAACTACAAGAAGAAGGaaagcaacaataataacaccactagcactaacaacaatagcattaacaacagcactaacaatatCAACAACGCTAATAGCAACAGTACTAGTAGTGGACGCACCAGTTGAAGGATCTCAGTATTGAAGTGACTCAGGGCGCGGTGTTGGTGTTGGGCGTGTGTGAGGGCGGCCAGGACGCGGGTGTGGGCGTGTCTCAGCACCTTACACGCCCACCTGTACACCTCCACCTGCTTCTCATACACAGCTACACGCCCACACGCCCATGCGCACGCCTCTCCAGCCGCAGCAATCAACTCCTCCTGTAACAAAAAGATGAAGCAGATATGCCATCTTTGTACCTGTATCTTTTAAGTCTTGTGTACCatattatatattaaaatatacctattagtaaaaaaaaagatGGAGTGGTAggaaaagtggaatattcaaatggattCAGGATGAACTCCAAATATTTTTAATCCTCGAAGctttttttatccacttctccgaggctatggatcCCACAATGGAAACATCTGATCGCTTTCGTAGTTTTTACATACACATCTTCAGATGAACCAATAACTGGTTTCTAATCTTTCTAGTGCCACCAAGACTAAGTCTGTACTACTCCTGGGCAGTCTTGTACAGACTTAGAACACTACTGAGCAAGCCATGTGTTATCTTCTGCAAGCGGCGCTCAATGCACACGACAAAGGTTACATATCCACTTCAAGAAGTGTGTACATAACTGGTTCATTGTTGACAGTATGAGAAACTTCCAGcgttagtttagttagtttaatatatttattatgcacccccatacccatcctgtgggcggtagccaaaagattacagaggtacataatgggtccaggactaTATCAGTTCAGTGCCAGGGACGCAAGCATGACCTTCAGTTCAGTGCCAAATAGGCAACTGAGACATTCATTTCAGTGCCAGGCATGCTAACGTGGCCTTCAGTTCAGTGCCAGGGACGCCAGTGTGACCTTCAGTTCAGTGCCAGATAGGCAAGTGTGACAGTAATTTCAGTGGCAGGCATGCTAGCGTAACCTTCAGTTCAGTACCAGATAAGTTGGTGTGACCTTCAGTTGAGTGGCAGGCACGCTAGTATAACCGTAAATTCAGTGCCAGTAAAAACATTGCCAGTCacagcatgagccagttcaagaagacagcCAAAAGGTACATAATGAATgaagcgacagaaagggagacttgatttttttatttttttttaggtaacacacatgtaaatataaataactcattttaccttattcctagtatatctcctttatagtataataataataataatagtaataataataataataataataataataataataataataataataataataataataataataataataataataataataataatatttccttTATAGtacaataataaggtattaaaaggaccccaatggaaataagtcactttgactttttgggttatcctcggttctctacacatgctgctatgtatgataatctatgtatttgtgtacacctgaataaaacTGCTTACTTACAGAGGTGTGAGGATGATTACAGAGGTGTGAGGATGAAAGATACGTGTAGTAAGTACCTGGAGGCGGTGCATCTTGTCTTGGAGTGGTCGcagggtgtggtggaggcaggagggcGCAGCCACACTGTTACAggtgtcacaccacaacaccagcctgaaggaaaccacaccatggttgctaCCTGTATATACAAATTTATACGCCAGTGAAACTATAAATTCCAAGCTATGGACTCGCAAATTGACTAGTCACTGAGAGTGCCTTGATGCCCGTGAAGGATTCTTGAGTCAAGGGCAGCTGGCCAGTCCTTCCTTACCCTGCCCTCTCGCACCCCAAgcgttaagttagattaggtaagatctgtctggaaacaggacaagtgtttctcgACGCGGGTCTTATTcaatgatgacccgccgctggaacttttggtcacctgaccgaggccttcggatgggtatggggtgcataataaacatattaaacttaaactaAAACTCCCCAAGCACTGTATGGGAAATAAGGGCGCTG
Protein-coding regions in this window:
- the LOC128686803 gene encoding uncharacterized protein gives rise to the protein MACKGSSPAGEAPPTYCPICLETWDSQDHLPKFLLCHHSVCVSCVALLYKAALKHAPTPSTSPSTPISPLTRLMGSRSSLNAAVENEEPTGSSWIKCPLCRTSTFILDPSTLQTNFYLRGLLRSPSLPRLVLWCDTCNSVAAPSCLHHTLRPLQDKMHRLQEELIAAAGEACAWACGRVAVYEKQVEVYRWACKVLRHAHTRVLAALTHAQHQHRALSHFNTEILQLVNRGEALQGVREAEEEVISGLENVVKEVKEKHEQMSGGKEIPTLRESFHVCGSHKGPQGYRFITLEAHDTLTLTLHTGDETESQETDSNKDDTKDTQLQRTFHSLQARHRKTSAQSKGQVTRSVSLRDSKGGSSVKDLDKESQCPSQASTKACSDSCVKNSPNIAYPRPQTSVSDTVNLYEPEDPINDPLAHAGSINNNNHNFHKMPTTTSKRDATHKATASIIPHSHQDAEVGRQRRSDDNFRRYQRSRGHDAPTRITRHRSRHSRRRAGKPRCSIM